Proteins found in one Miscanthus floridulus cultivar M001 chromosome 4, ASM1932011v1, whole genome shotgun sequence genomic segment:
- the LOC136549801 gene encoding glucan endo-1,3-beta-D-glucosidase-like, producing the protein MRKWTKKLGHTLSRIVTSKPRFAFSRPRPRPTPPVGPPPPPPPVSIPPQPPEEELPLPPFAPATTMPPAPGGPVFPRATSTVVPDPSRFFAPPLLAAPLPTNSFFQNFVLKNGDQPEYIHPYSVRSPGGAALDVCYPSRNHSPSFVIQTFVADLTVSDAAGSTAQRHSVSAFDDLSVTLDVSPSLRAHLVRGCPYVTVTTTAGPVDVSVASVHAFLDVASCDDSGTKWRLRMNSGQTFLLYASAPIRLAQATTSQLSAPAFAGAIRVAYLPDASMEPVLDRYSRCFPTAGHAALNRPFCVDYAWRKDGPGELLMLAHPLHLRLLAADDCAVRVLDDCRYRSIDGDMVGVVGDAWVLRTDPVSPTWHSTRGVSEDGVAEVVAALRADVAGLASTAVTTTSSYFYGKAIARAARLALIAEEVGCPDVIPAVQQYLKAAVTPWLDGSFQGNGFFYDAKWGGLVTLQGLKDSGADFGFGIYNDHHYHLGYFLYAIAVLAKIDPCWGRKYMPQAYSMVADFMTLSRNKAGASFTRLRMFDLWKLHSWAGGLTEFADGRNQESTSEAVNAYYSAALVGLSYGDAHLVSVGATLTALEMLAAQTWWHVREGEGIYEDDFSGNNRVVGVLWANKRDSGLWFAPPEWKECRLGIQLLPVLPISEALFPDVAFVKDLVAWTLPALARDGVGEGWKGFVYALEGIYDKEAALTKTRALNGHDDGNSLTNLLWWLHSRGNVVGDGDAGFSRCCWYRQYCH; encoded by the coding sequence ATGCGGAAGTGGACGAAGAAGCTGGGCCACACCCTCTCCCGCATCGTCACCTCCAAGCCGCGCTTCGCCttctcccggcccaggcccaggcccaCCCCTCCCGTCGGTCCGCCTCCCCCTCCGCCGCCCGTCTCGATCCCGCCGCAGCCGCCGGAGGAGGAGCTTCCCCTTCCCCCCTTCGCCCCCGCCACCACCATGCCGCCGGCGCCGGGGGGGCCCGTGTTCCCGCGCGCCACGTCCACGGTGGTGCCCGACCCGTCCCGCTTCTTCGCGCCGCCGCTCCTCGCCGCGCCGCTCCCCACCAACTCCTTCTTCCAGAACTTCGTGCTCAAGAACGGGGACCAGCCGGAGTACATCCACCCCTACTCCGTCCGCTcccccggcggcgccgccctcgaCGTCTGCTACCCGTCGCGGAACCACTCGCCGTCCTTCGTCATCCAGACGTTCGTCGCCGACCTCACCGTCTCCGACGCCGCCGGGAGCACGGCGCAGCGCCACTCCGTCTCGGCCTTCGACGACCTCTCCGTCACGCTCGACGTCTCCCCGTCCCTCCGCGCGCACCTCGTCCGCGGATGCCCCTACGTCACCGTCACCACCACGGCGGGGCCCGTCGACGTCTCCGTCGCGTCCGTCCACGCCTTCCTCGACGTCGCCTCCTGCGACGACTCGGGAACCAAGTGGCGCCTCCGGATGAACAGCGGCCAGACGTTCCTCCTCTACGCGTCCGCCCCGATCCGCCTCGCGCAGGCCACCACCTCGCAGCTCTCGGCGCCCGCCTTCGCCGGCGCCATCCGGGTCGCCTACCTCCCCGACGCGTCCATGGAGCCCGTCCTCGACCGCTACAGCCGCTGCTTCCCCACCGCCGGCCACGCCGCGCTCAACCGCCCCTTCTGCGTCGACTACGCCTGGCGCAAGGACGGGCCCGGGGAGCTGCTCATGCTCGCGcacccgctccacctccgccTGCTCGCCGCCGACGACTGCGCCGTGCGGGTGCTCGACGACTGCCGCTACCGGAGCATCGACGGCGATATGGTCGGCGTGGTCGGCGACGCCTGGGTTCTGCGCACCGACCCGGTGTCCCCGACATGGCACTCCACCCGCGGCGTCAGCGAGGACGGCGTCGCCGAGGTCGTGGCCGCGCTCCGCGCCGACGTGGCCGGCCTCGCGTCCACCGCGGTCACCACCACCTCGTCCTACTTCTACGGGAAGGCCATCGCGCGCGCGGCGCGGCTGGCGCTGATCGCGGAGGAGGTCGGGTGCCCCGACGTGATCCCCGCGGTGCAGCAGTACCTCAAGGCCGCCGTCACGCCGTGGCTGGACGGCAGCTTCCAGGGGAACGGCTTCTTCTACGACGCCAAATGGGGCGGGCTGGTGACGCTGCAGGGGCTCAAGGACTCCGGCGCCGACTTCGGGTTCGGCATCTACAACGACCACCACTACCACCTGGGCTACTTCCTCTACGCCATCGCGGTGCTGGCCAAGATCGACCCGTGCTGGGGCCGCAAGTACATGCCGCAGGCCTACTCCATGGTGGCCGACTTCATGACGCTGTCGCGGAACAAGGCCGGCGCCAGCTTTACCCGGCTGCGGATGTTCGACCTCTGGAAGCTGCACTCGTGGGCGGGGGGCCTGACGGAGTTCGCCGACGGGCGCAACCAGGAGAGCACCAGCGAGGCCGTCAACGCCTACTACTCGGCGGCGCTGGTGGGGCTCAGCTACGGGGACGCGCACCTCGTCTCCGTGGGCGCCACGCTGACGGCGCTGGAGATGCTGGCTGCGCAGACGTGGTGGCACGTCCGGGAAGGGGAGGGCATCTACGAGGACGACTTCAGCGGGAACAACCGCGTCGTCGGGGTGCTGTGGGCGAACAAGCGCGACAGCGGGCTGTGGTTCGCGCCGCCCGAGTGGAAGGAGTGCCGCCTCGGGATCCAGCTGCTGCCCGTGCTGCCCATCAGCGAGGCGCTGTTCCCGGACGTGGCGTTCGTCAAGGACCTGGTGGCGTGGACGCTCCCGGCGCTGGCGAGGGACGGCGTCGGCGAAGGCTGGAAGGGCTTCGTGTACGCGCTGGAGGGGATCTACGACAAGGAGGCGGCGCTGACCAAGACCCGCGCACTCAATGGCCATGATGATGGCAACTCGCTGACCAACCTGCTGTGGTGGCTCCACAGCCGCGGCAACGTCGTCGGGGACGGGGACGCCGGGTTCAGCCGCTGCTGCTGGTACCGCCAGTACTGCCACTGA
- the LOC136549802 gene encoding cytochrome P450 81Q32-like, whose translation MDTLNTFAVITLLLLPLFLVLAQTVRRGTRRNPPGPTPLPVIGHLHLFRKPLHRTLARLAARHGAVFQLRFGSRRVAVVSSAEAAEECLGARDVTFANRPRLPSGGILSYDWTTMGTASYGPYWRHVRRIAVTEILSVLRVQQFADVHERETRAMARGLYRAAAAWGRGRARVELKSRLFELLMNAMMGMICARRYYGGDGKQETAVRVSEEARWFREMVEETMELSGASTAWDFLPAWARWLDVGGVERRLWRLREGRTKFLQGLIEEQRKEMEKGAPARRTMIGVLLTLQKEDAEACPDHLIRTLCISSLEAGTSTSADTVEWAMSLLLNNPAVLTRAREEIDACIGQPARLLAAADLPKLHYLWCIIMETFRLYPPAPLLVPHESSTDCTVSGFHIPMGTMLLVNTFAIHRDPELWDRPASFIPERFEGGKSEGKMFIPFGMGRRRCPAENLGMQMVGLALGTMIQCFNWERVGEDLVDMAEGSGLTLPKEVPLEAFYEARASMVNLLSEI comes from the exons ATGGATACCTTGAACACCTTCGCCGTCATCACTCTCCTCCTACTCCCACTGTTTCTTGTCCTAGCACAAACCGTACGACGTGGTACTCGCCGGAACCCGCCGGGGCCGACCCCTCTCCCCGTCATCGGCCACCTGCACCTCTTCAGGAAGCCCCTCCACCGCACCCTGGCGCGCCTCGCTGCTCGCCACGGCGCTGTCTTCCAGCTCCGATTCGGTTCCCGCCGCGTCGCCGTCGTGTCGTCGGCCGAGGCCGCCGAGGAGTGCCTGGGCGCGCGCGACGTCACGTTCGCCAACCGGCCACGGCTGCCGTCGGGCGGGATCCTCTCCTACGACTGGACCACCATGGGCACCGCCAGCTACGGGCCCTACTGGCGGCACGTCCGCCGCATCGCCGTCACCGAGATCCTCTCCGTGCTCCGGGTGCAGCAGTTCGCCGACGTGCACGAGCGCGAGACGCGGGCCATGGCGCGGGGACTCTACCGCGCCGCGGCGGCCTGGGGCCGGGGCCGCGCTCGGGTGGAGCTCAAGTCGCGGCTGTTCGAGCTGCTGATGAACGCCATGATGGGGATGATATGCGCGAGGAGGTACTACGGCGGCGACGGGAAGCAGGAGACAGCGGTGAGGGTGAGCGAGGAGGCGCGGTGGTTCAGGGAGATGGTGGAGGAGACGATGGAGCTGAGCGGCGCGTCGACGGCGTGGGACTTCCTGCCGGCGTGGGCGCGGTGGCTGGACGTGGGCGGAGTGGAGCGCCGGCTGTGGCGGCTGCGGGAGGGCCGGACCAAGTTCTTGCAGGGGCTGATCGAGGAGCAGAGGAAGGAGATGGAGAAGGGGGCGCCGGCCAGGAGGACCATGATCGGCGTGCTGCTGACGCTGCAGAAGGAGGACGCCGAGGCCTGCCCGGACCACCTCATTCGCACCTTGTGCATT AGTTCGCTCGAAGCTGGAACAAGTACTTCAGCAGATACAGTGGAGTGGGCGATGTCCCTCCTGCTGAACAACCCTGCCGTGCTGACAAGAGCTCGAGAAGAAATCGATGCATGCATAGGGCAACCGGCGCGCCTACTCGCGGCCGCCGATCTCCCAAAGCTGCACTACCTTTGGTGCATCATCATGGAGACGTTCCGTCTATACCCGCCAGCGCCACTTCTTGTCCCTCATGAGTCCTCAACTGACTGCACGGTCAGCGGGTTTCACATACCCATGGGGACAATGCTCCTGGTGAATACGTTCGCAATCCACAGGGATCCTGAGCTATGGGATAGACCTGCAAGCTTCATCCCAGAAAG GTTCGAGGGTGGGAAAAGTGAAGGCAAGATGTTCATCCCATTTGGTATGGGAAGGCGACGATGCCCAGCGGAGAACTTGGGCATGCAGATGGTAGGCCTTGCTCTGGGGACTATGATCCAGTGCTTCAATTGGGAAAGAGTGGGAGAGGATCTTGTGGACATGGCCGAGGGATCTGGTTTAACCCTGCCCAAAGAGGTGCCACTGGAGGCCTTCTATGAAGCCCGCGCTTCCATGGTTAATCTGCTTTCGGAGATTTAG